GAGGATTCTAATTTTAATTGTTGTACAGTTGACCTGTGTTCAAAAAATTCACTCTTGAGTTTTCTGACCTCTTCGCTCAACGCTGCAATCTCATGCACTTTTTTATCGGCTCTGTGGCTACTGGAAATCATCATTGCAGCTAGAAAAGAAGCGAAAAACAAAAACATCCAATTCTTGGGAGCATCACCGCTCACTAAGAACTTTCCTTTCAATATGTCCAACAATCCTTTTTTCATTCCTTTGTTCTTTTCAATAATCTATATCCGCTCCGCAATACGGAGTTTTGCACTTCTCGCCCTATTATTTTTGGCTACCTCATCTGCCGATGGAACAATTAACCCTGCTACTTTCTTTAGCGGCACATCAATATTTCCGTAAAAATCTTTCTCTGCCTCACCTTCAAACTTTCCAGCTCTTATGAATCGCTTCACCAATCTATCTTCCAAGGAATGGTAACTGATCAAACTCAATCTTCCACCTTTATCCAAAACTTCTGGTGTTTGTAACAAAAATGCTTTCAGTACTTCTATTTCTTGATTTACCTCAATCCTGATAGCCTGATATATTTGGGCTAAAATTTTGTTTTCTTTCATCTTTGGCAAAAAACGCCGCAATACCACTTTCAATTCATCGGTGGTCTTTATGGGGGTTTCTAGCCTAGTGTCAATAATCGTCTTTGCCATGGCATTTGCATTCCGCAATTCACCATATTGAAACAAAACTGATGCTAAATTTTCTTGGGAGTATGTATTCACCACTTTAAACGCGGACAACTCATTGGTTCGGTTCATTCGCATATCCAAATCCGCATTGAAACGGATAGAGAAACCACGTTCTGCTTCATCAAACTGGTGGGAAGAAACTCCAAAATCTGCCAAGATTCCATCAACTTTCCGAATGCCATAGAACTTTAAAAATTGTTTGAGAAACTGAAAATTCTGATGAATCAATTGAAACCTTTCATCTTCAATTGTGTTGGCCAACGCATCTTCATCTTGGTCAAATGCGAACAGCTTACCATCTTTTCCCAGTCTTTTCAATATCTCTTTGGAGTGCCCTCCACCGCCAAAGGTGACATCTACATAAACTCCATTTTCTTTTATGTTCAATCCGTCTACCGACTCTTTGAGCAATACCGGATTGTGATATGAGCTAGTCATCATCAGCAAAAATCTCTTCTGCCAAATCCGCATAGTCTTTTTCACTATCCGCCAAGACAGCCTCGTACTTGTCCTTGTTCCAAATTTCTATTTTATCAAAAACAGCATTTAGCACTACTTCTTTCCCAATCTCTGCATATTCCACAAGGTTTTTCGGTATCTGCAACCTCCCCGTATCACTATCTATACTTACTTCTTTCATCCCTGCAACAAAGTTTCTCACAAAGGCATCGTACTTTCTATTGATCTTACTTTTCTTAAGCACTTTTTGCATTAAAACATCAAACTCATTTTTTGGATAGAGTTCTAAGCACTGCTGAAAAACAGACCGCTTGATTACAAAACCTTCGTTCATTACGGGCAACAGCTGATTTTTCAAAGAGATGGGCAATATCACCCTTCCTTTGGCATCAGCTTTACAGTCATGTTGTCCTATAATATGTGTCACTAGAAATCAATTGGTTAGTAACTATAACTCAAATATATAGATTTTATTTCCACATTTCTCCACTTAAAAACACATTTGTTGATAAATTCTCCACTTTTGACTTGAAAAGTAAGTTTTTACCTTAAAAAATAGCCCAACTGCTCTTTTGGGTAGCGCAGCCAACTTTTGCAGACTTCATAAAATCCTGATTTTTTGACGAAACAAACCTAAAATCCGTGTGGTATGAATTGCCTATATTTGCCCCTCTTAGTACCAACTAACATTTAGATGGAAGAGCAAATAATTAAAGAGGGCAAATACCGATATATTGAAATAGGTGAAGGCACGCCCATGATAATATTACATGGTCTTATGGGGGGGTTGAGCAATTTCCAAGGCGTCTCTGAATACTTTCCATCCAAAGGGTACAAAGTCTTAATACCCGAGCT
The nucleotide sequence above comes from Flagellimonas sp. HMM57. Encoded proteins:
- a CDS encoding FtsL-like putative cell division protein, with translation MKKGLLDILKGKFLVSGDAPKNWMFLFFASFLAAMMISSSHRADKKVHEIAALSEEVRKLKSEFFEHRSTVQQLKLESSLREIVANEGIVPSKNPPQKIKVKSEE
- the rsmH gene encoding 16S rRNA (cytosine(1402)-N(4))-methyltransferase RsmH, translated to MTSSYHNPVLLKESVDGLNIKENGVYVDVTFGGGGHSKEILKRLGKDGKLFAFDQDEDALANTIEDERFQLIHQNFQFLKQFLKFYGIRKVDGILADFGVSSHQFDEAERGFSIRFNADLDMRMNRTNELSAFKVVNTYSQENLASVLFQYGELRNANAMAKTIIDTRLETPIKTTDELKVVLRRFLPKMKENKILAQIYQAIRIEVNQEIEVLKAFLLQTPEVLDKGGRLSLISYHSLEDRLVKRFIRAGKFEGEAEKDFYGNIDVPLKKVAGLIVPSADEVAKNNRARSAKLRIAERI
- the mraZ gene encoding division/cell wall cluster transcriptional repressor MraZ, with the translated sequence MTHIIGQHDCKADAKGRVILPISLKNQLLPVMNEGFVIKRSVFQQCLELYPKNEFDVLMQKVLKKSKINRKYDAFVRNFVAGMKEVSIDSDTGRLQIPKNLVEYAEIGKEVVLNAVFDKIEIWNKDKYEAVLADSEKDYADLAEEIFADDD